The following are from one region of the Coccinella septempunctata chromosome 7, icCocSept1.1, whole genome shotgun sequence genome:
- the LOC123316758 gene encoding uncharacterized protein LOC123316758, whose translation MQNNSLLHLLSTLYKRHLVFKEITATHYSYHEAAYDHFYCLKRCLRSWKRMFFPILLLTFFASGHSVPSQDTKQSSPTVAAPFGKFQGALLENSFGKPIFSFRGIRYAEPPVKNLRFQPPVPIKKYEGLYDATKDGPACPQPNLEDPISEDCLFLNVYTTKLPDGKENPKRPVIIHFHAGGFYGVSSRSNWGGPQYFMNQEIVLVTLNYRLGALGFLSTGDKEAIGNNGLKDQVVAMKWVKENIEAFGGDPNSVTIFGYSAGAMSVSLHLVSPMSKGLFHKAVISSSSSLGNFALGYNQLDVAKRLAKILKCPDDTTANIVKCLKEKSAKELGDSLLPLFEVGYEPVLLYKPVIEKDFGQERFLTDHPIKLVQEGKFQNVPVMAGITAEEFGHKSIDTLQNPDTLKKLNDEWEKYAPVFFLYERYTDRSKTISKGLRSFYFADKKIDNSTQVQLSELYNEAQSGFAVNRAVKLLAEKNTQPVYYYRFSYKGRYSHYYLPGTNNTVTYGAVHHDDLIYLFYISALFPKFEKTDKDFQTVMKMTTLWSNFARTGKPIPETCGRVDFAEWEPYNSKTQKYLDIGETLKPKEKLYENRYAEWEKLFPLSQYDKVENIAYCMIRQVFLLVCIGLALARPDVKTVINNGMTPIVSSPLGQYQGTLMTTRLGKQIFSFKGIPYAQPPINELRFKPAVPVAKHEGVFNASEDGAACPQNTVDPISENCLLLNIYTTKLPKGTEQPKLPVIVYIHAGEFSSLSGRSNRAGPEYLLDQEVLLVTFNYRLGALGFLSTGDKEAPGNNGLKDQVLALKWLKENIEAFGGDSNSVTLYGYNAGAISAALHLMSPMSKGLFHKVIISSGSPLGQWPIEHNQMNMAKKLAKAVGCPDDNSANIIKCLKGKTANELGDSQSKLAEFGNEPLLTWKPVIEEDFGQERFLVEHPVNMVREGKFEKVPILTGLTSDEFAGRAVDIYKNADLLKQLDEHWEKNAPVVFMYERDTDHSKTISKALRSFYFGDKKFDNATLSHMTQLYADALSGFGVNRGVKLLAEKNTQPVYYYKFNYKGRYSHYYLPDSNGTVPYGVVHHDDLIYLFYVSANFPKFGESDTETPTVEKMTTMWANFARTGKPIPETNDKLDNAKWEPFNMKTQRYLEIGNKLTVAEKLFEKRYAEWEKLFPLTSYDKLKKNMG comes from the exons ATGCAGAATAACAGCCTTTTACACCTACTATCCACACTGTATAAGAGGCACCTggttttcaaagaaattactgccACTCATTATTCATATCATGAAGCTGCATATGATCATTTTTATTGTCTGAAGCGTTGCTTGAGATCATGGAAGAG gATGTTTTTCCCGATATTATTACTCACATTCTTTGCCAGTGGGCACTCTGTACCTTCCCAAGATACTAAACAATCCTCCCCAACAGTCGCTGCTCCCTTTGGCAAATTTCAAGGGGCCCTCTTAGAAAACTCATTTGGAAAACCGATTTTTTCGTTTAGAGGTATAAGATATGCTGAACCTCCAGTGAAGAATTTACGATTCCAG CCCCCTGTTCCTATCAAAAAATACGAAGGCTTATACGACGCTACAAAGGATGGACCTGCTTGTCCCCAACCGAACCTAGAAGACCCAATATCTGAAGATTGCCTCTTCCTAAATGTTTACACAACTAAG TTACCTGATGGGAAAGAGAATCCAAAGAGACCTGTAATAATTCATTTCCATGCTGGTGGTTTCTACGGTGTCAGTAGTAGAAGCAACTGGGGTGGGCCTCAATATTTCATGAACCAAGAGATCGTTTTGGTCACTCTGAATTATAGGCTAGGAGCTCTTG GTTTCTTGAGTACCGGCGACAAGGAAGCCATTGGAAACAATGGTTTGAAGGACCAAGTCGTGGCAATGAAATGGGTGAAGGAAAATATAGAAGCCTTTGGTGGTGATCCCAATTCTGTCACTATCTTCGGTTATAGTGCCGGTGCTATGAGCGTCAGTCTCCATTTGGTGTCTCCAATGTCCAAGGGACTCTTCCATAAAGCCGTCATAAGCAGTTCCTCCAGCCTGGGAAATTTCGCATTAGGATACAACCAATTGGATGTTGCCAAGAGGTTAGCCAAGATTTTAAAATGTCCAGATGATACAACGGCCAATATAGTGAAATGCCTCAAGGAAAAATCTGCTAAGGAATTGGGAGATTCCCTGTTGCCCCTATTT GAGGTCGGTTATGAACCTGTACTACTTTATAAGCCAGTGATCGAAAAGGACTTTGGCCAGGAAAGATTCTTAACAGACCACCCTATCAAACTCGTCCAAGAAGGCAAATTCCAGAATGTTCCAGTGATGGCGGGTATAACTGCTGAGGAGTTTGGCCACAAATCCATTG ATACGCTCCAGAATCCTGATACTTTGAAGAAATTGAACGATGAGTGGGAAAAATATGCCCCAGTATTTTTCTTGTACGAAAGATATACAGATCGCTCGAAAACTATCAGTAAAGGTCTAAGGTCATTCTATTTCGCTGACAAGAAAATTGACAATTCTACCCAAGTGCAGTTATCTGAG ttatacaATGAAGCCCAGAGTGGATTCGCAGTTAATAGAGCCGTTAAACTACTGGCAGAGAAAAACACACAACCCGTCTACTACTACAGATTCAGTTACAAAGGAAGATACAGTCACTATTACTTACCAGGAACCAACAACACAGTTACTTATG gagCCGTTCACCACGACGACCTGATTTATCTCTTCTACATTTCTGCCTTGTTCCCGAAATTCGAGAAAACTGATAAAGACTTCCAGACTGTCATGAAAATGACCACATTGTGGAGTAACTTTGCGAGAACAGG AAAACCAATCCCTGAGACTTGCGGAAGGGTGGATTTTGCTGAATGGGAACCTTACAATTCCAAGACTCAGAAGTATTTGGATATAGGGGAAACACTGAAGCCGAAAGAGAAACTCTATGAAAATCGTTACGCTGAATGGGAAAAACTATTTCCACTTTCTCAGTATGACAAAGTGGAGAACATAGCATATTG cATGATACGACAAGTTTTCTTACTTGTTTGCATCGGGCTGGCCCTTGCCAGGCCAGATGTTAAGACGGTCATAAACAACGGGATGACACCTATTGTGTCATCGCCATTAGGACAATACCAAGGAACACTGATGACTACCAGATTAGGAAAACAAATATTCTCATTTAAGGGTATACCTTACGCTCAACCCCCAATAAATGAGCTACGATTCAAG CCTGCAGTACCAGTGGCTAAGCACGAGGGAGTGTTCAATGCATCTGAAGATGGAGCAGCGTGTCCTCAAAACACTGTAGATCCAATTTCAGAGAACTGTCTCCTACTTAATATATACACCACTAAA CTTCCAAAAGGAACAGAACAACCAAAATTACCAGTCATTGTTTACATCCACGCCGGAGAATTCAGCAGTTTGTCCGGCAGGAGTAACAGAGCTGGCCCAGAGTATCTTTTGGACCAAGAAGTGTTGTTGGTTACCTTCAATTATCGTTTGGGAGCACTAG GTTTCTTAAGCACCGGAGATAAAGAAGCCCCAGGTAACAATGGCTTGAAGGACCAAGTTCTTGCTTTGAAATGGCTCAAGGAAAATATTGAAGCTTTCGGGGGAGATTCTAATTCAGTAACATTGTATGGGTACAACGCAGGCGCTATCAGCGCTGCCTTGCACTTGATGTCACCCATGTCCAAAGGACTGTTCCACAAGGTTATCATAAGCAGTGGTTCTCCTTTGGGTCAATGGCCTATCGAACACAACCAAATGAACATGGCGAAGAAACTTGCTAAGGCAGTGGGATGTCCAGATGATAATTCGGCCAATATCATAAAATGTTTGAAGGGAAAGACCGCCAATGAGCTGGGAGATTCACAATCCAAACTGGCT GAATTCGGTAACGAACCTTTGCTTACTTGGAAGCCAGTGATTGAAGAAGATTTCGGACAGGAAAGGTTCTTGGTAGAGCATCCAGTGAATATGGTACGAGAAGGCAAGTTTGAGAAAGTCCCAATACTGACAGGATTGACTTCTGATGAGTTTGCAGGGAGAGCAGTAG ATATCTATAAGAATGCCGACCTGCTAAAGCAACTAGACGAACATTGGGAGAAGAATGCACCAGTAGTATTCATGTACGAAAGAGACACTGATCATTCCAAGACCATAAGCAAAGCTCTCAGGTCATTCTATTTTGGAGACAAGAAATTTGATAATGCTACTTTGTCCCATATGACCCAG CTTTATGCTGATGCATTGTCAGGCTTTGGGGTTAACAGGGGAGTCAAGCTTCTCGCTGAGAAAAACACCCAACCCGTTTACTACTATAAGTTCAACTACAAAGGAAGATACAGTCACTATTACTTACCTGACAGCAATGGAACTGTACCATATG GTGTGGTTCATCACGATGATTTAATCTACTTATTTTACGTGTCTGCCAACTTTCCCAAGTTTGGGGAGAGTGACACCGAGACACCGACTGTTGAGAAAATGACCACCATGTGGGCTAATTTTGCAAGAACGGG AAAACCGATCCCCGAAACCAACGATAAACTGGACAACGCAAAATGGGAGCCATTCAACATGAAAACCCAGAGATACTTAGAAATTGGGAACAAACTGACGGTAGCGGAAAAACTGTTCGAAAAACGCTACGCAGAGTGGGAGAAACTGTTCCCCTTGACTTCTTACGACAAGTTGAAGAAGAATATGGGTTGA
- the LOC123317559 gene encoding trehalase-like, translating into MKLGITSLFQVFIVCSLPKPTIFSTPSCSSRIYCQGKLLHVVQLLKPFKDSKHFVDMMMKHDEKVIHTNFNNLVKNTKNITKNDVKEFIKNNFVMEDELEIWHEDDFNENPEILDRITVPKYRRFAKDLMPIWIFLGRRIRRHILHKEFNSRYSIIPVPYGFVVPGGRFREFYYWDSYWIVVGLLNSDMVRTVKGMLENFLWLVDNYGFVPNGGRIYYLNRSQPPLLLMMVNEYFKVTKDTTWLKKNLPLMEKELKFWLEKKSVTFHVNNTRYTLARYNVGSSTPRPESYSEDYHTCSGLKQLSLREKCYRELKSGAESGWDFSSRWMTGRRTLSDMMVSSIIPVDLNAFLVESFHIISEFFGIVGDDNKKKRWASVHEAWRKDLHQLLYNEEDGIWYDFNKATLKQNKNFYPSNFAPLWVNMFPDRNISQPLGKKAIKYLIKHNVFMYDGGIPTSLYETGEQWDLPNAWPPLQSLIILGLHRSGDATAKHYARRLAERWIDVNQALFDNSMVMYEKYNSEFPGEAGSGGEYEVQSGFGWTNGVILELIGEFFVRKKGELRSSSRCNSAIQVNSIISILVFISRYKL; encoded by the coding sequence ATGAAACTAGGAATTACTTCATTATTCCAAGTTTTCATAGTATGCTCCCTTCCCAAACCCACAATTTTCAGCACGCCCTCTTGCTCAAGCCGTATTTATTGCCAAGGAAAACTTTTGCATGTGGTTCAATTACTAAAACCATTCAAGGACTCCAAGCATTTCGTTGACATGATGATGAAACACGACGAAAAAGTAATTCACACGAATTTCAATAATCTTGTCAAGAATACAAAGAATATCACGAAAAATGACGTGAAGGAATTTATCAAAAACAACTTTGTGATGGAAGATGAATTGGAAATATGGCATGAGGACGATTTCAACGAAAATCCGGAAATTCTGGACAGGATAACAGTGCCAAAATATAGGAGATTTGCCAAGGACCTCATGCCAATATGGATTTTTCTTGGGAGAAGGATTAGGAGGCATATATTGCATAAAGAATTCAACTCTAGATACAGTATTATACCTGTGCCATATGGATTTGTTGTCCCTGGTGGAAGATTCAGAGAGTTCTACTACTGGGATTCATACTGGATTGTGGTAGGACTTCTAAACAGTGATATGGTGAGGACAGTAAAGGGTATGTTGGAAAATTTCTTATGGTTGGTGGACAATTATGGTTTTGTCCCGAATGGTGGTAGAATTTACTATTTGAATAGATCTCAACCGCCCCTTCTCCTCATGATGGTAAACGAGTACTTCAAGGTTACCAAAGATACCACTTGGTTGAAGAAAAACCTCCCACTCATGGAGAAAGAGCTGAAATTTTGGCTGGAAAAAAAATCTGTCACCTTCCATGTTAACAATACAAGATACACTCTGGCAAGATACAATGTAGGCAGTTCAACACCAAGACCTGAATCATACAGCGAAGACTACCACACCTGCAGCGGCCTCAAGCAACTCAGTCTCAGAGAAAAATGTTACAGGGAACTGAAATCAGGCGCTGAGAGTGGCTGGGACTTCAGCTCACGTTGGATGACCGGCAGGAGGACTTTGTCGGATATGATGGTCTCTAGCATAATCCCAGTGGATCTCAATGCTTTCTTGGTTGAGTCTTTCCACATAATAAGCGAGTTTTTCGGGATAGTCGGCGAtgacaacaaaaaaaaacgatggGCCAGTGTTCACGAGGCCTGGAGGAAGGACTTGCACCAGCTTTTGTACaatgaggaggacggaatctGGTACGATTTCAACAAAGCTACCTTGAAACAAAATAAGAACTTCTACCCAAGCAATTTCGCACCATTGTGGGTGAATATGTTTCCAGACAGGAATATTTCTCAACCCCTCGGCAAAAAAGCGATCAAATACCTCATAAAGCACAATGTCTTCATGTACGATGGTGGTATACCGACGTCTTTGTACGAAACAGGGGAGCAATGGGACCTCCCTAATGCCTGGCCCCCCTTGCAGTCTTTGATAATACTTGGACTGCATAGATCTGGAGATGCAACGGCCAAACACTATGCAAGACGGTTGGCCGAACGTTGGATAGATGTTAATCAAGCACTTTTTGATAACTCCATGGTCATGTACGAAAAATATAACTCGGAATTTCCTGGAGAAGCTGGTAGTGGGGGAGAATACGAGGTGCAGAGTGGTTTTGGTTGGACCAATGGCGTTATTCTAGAGTTGATTGGGGAGTTTTTCGTTAGGAAAAAGGGGGAATTGAGGAGCTCATCCAGATGTAATTCAGCTATTCAAGTCAATTCTATAATTTCAATATTAGTTTTCATCTCCAGATATAAGTTGTAA
- the LOC123317561 gene encoding trehalase-like, with protein sequence MNISILLKAVAILAAMPRADCLTLRCNNSIFCTGPLLHLIQMSKIFADSKTFVDMKMLHSPEEVLENWDNFMEENEQNPSKYNIKKFITENFNDGDELETWIGNDYTPTPRILRKIEDMIVRNFTASLMTIWHKLGRKVKPEVFQYPERYSFVPIPNGFIIPGGRFKELYYWDSYWIVKGLLISEMVNTVKGMLENFLTIIAKYGFVPNGSRIYYLSRSQPPVTTMIAGEYVEASKDILWLKKNIKYLDLELRYWIDYKTVKIRKGVHVYTLARYISECTLPRPESYFEDIESCEIFETQNERLKCYQDLKSAVETGWDFSSRWIFDEQGGCNANVSYSDAKRVIPVDLNSFLCKSFKLMSKFYSMLNDETNATFWRNKFDYWKKGIDQIMYSKKDGAWFDYDYFESKFRRYFWPSNLTPLWAEIYDQPEYAKLGRAAASYIKRQDLLQYKGGIPASLLLTGEQWDFPHVWAPLQSIIIFGLYNSGDSDAMQLATTFGKRYVEACIKGFLVSGDMYEKYDCKEPGAVEGGGEYIAQVGFGWTNGVALEVIDTFYKRKH encoded by the coding sequence GGCTGTGGCCATCTTGGCTGCTATGCCAAGGGCAGATTGTCTTACTTTAAGATGCAACAACAGCATTTTCTGTACGGGTCCACTTCTCCACCTGAtccaaatgtcgaaaatcttCGCGGATTCCAAAACTTTCGTCGATATGAAGATGTTGCACTCGCCAGAAGAAGTGTTGGAAAATTGGGACAATTTCATGGAAGAAAACGAACAGAATCCCAGCAAATACAATATCAAGAAGTTCATAACGGAGAATTTCAACGATGGAGACGAGCTTGAAACTTGGATTGGTAATGACTACACTCCAACACCAAGAATTCTGCGTAAAATCGAGGATATGATAGTGAGGAACTTCACGGCCAGTCTGATGACCATCTGGCATAAGTTAGGAAGAAAGGTTAAGCCCGAGGTCTTTCAATATCCCGAAAGGTATTCTTTCGTACCTATCCCAAATGGATTTATCATACCTGGTGGAAGGTTTAAGGAATTATATTATTGGGATTCTTACTGGATTGTGAAGGGTTTGTTGATAAGTGAAATGGTGAATACAGTTAAGGGAATGCTGGAGAATTTCTTGACTATAATTGCCAAATATGGTTTTGTTCCAAACGGATCTAGAATCTATTATTTGAGCAGATCCCAACCACCGGTAACAACGATGATAGCTGGGGAGTATGTGGAAGCTAGTAAAGATATACTGTGGCTGAAGAAAAACATAAAATATCTGGATCTTGAGCTTCGATACTGGATTGATTACAAAACTGTTAAAATAAGGAAAGGGGTCCATGTGTATACATTGGCCAGGTACATATCTGAATGTACGTTACCACGCCCTGAATCATATTTTGAAGACATCGAAAGTTGTGAAATATTCGAGACGCAAAACGAAAGACTGAAATGCTACCAGGATCTCAAATCGGCGGTTGAAACTGGATGGGACTTTTCATCCAGATGGATATTTGACGAACAAGGGGGATGTAACGCTAACGTATCATACTCCGACGCCAAAAGGGTGATACCTGTTGATCTTAACTCGTTCCTTTGCAAGAGCTTCAAGTTGATGAGTAAATTTTACAGCATGTTAAACGACGAAACCAACGCTACATTCTGGAGGAACAAGTTCGACTACTGGAAAAAAGGCATCGATCAGATAATGTACAGCAAGAAAGATGGGGCTTGGTTTGATTACGATTACTTCGAGTCGAAATTCAGAAGGTACTTTTGGCCGAGCAATCTGACACCTCTTTGGGCTGAGATTTATGACCAACCTGAGTACGCCAAACTTGGTCGAGCTGCAGCTTCTTACATCAAACGGCAGGATCTGCTTCAATACAAAGGTGGCATTCCAGCCTCTCTTCTTCTCACCGGTGAACAGTGGGATTTTCCACACGTCTGGGCACCTCTTCAGTCCATAATAATCTTCGGACTTTACAATTCTGGCGATAGTGATGCTATGCAACTGGCCACTACTTTCGGTAAAAGATATGTGGAAGCTTGTATCAAAGGTTTTCTGGTTAGTGGTGATATGTACGAAAAATACGATTGTAAGGAACCTGGAGCTGTGGAGGGAGGAGGAGAATATATAGCTCAAGTGGGCTTTGGTTGGACTAATGGTGTTGCTTTGGAGGTTATCGACACATTTTATAAGAGGAAACATTGA